A genomic region of Oryza glaberrima chromosome 1, OglaRS2, whole genome shotgun sequence contains the following coding sequences:
- the LOC127760129 gene encoding uncharacterized protein LOC127760129, with translation MGGRGKKKSVLASLFGFKSGGERRRQQQEEMATAAAAGRKQQQLQQQRSYYWPERRRRVWPSDEDNDSYYAERDIDRRASEFIDRVHRGMLIAGGEQDG, from the coding sequence atgggaggaagagggaagaaGAAGTCGGTGCTGGCCTCGCTGTTCGGGTTCaagagcggcggcgagaggcggcggcagcagcaggaggagatggcgacggctgcggcggccggaaggaagcagcagcagctgcagcagcagaggTCGTACTActggccggagcggaggaggagggtgtgGCCGAGCGACGAGGACAACGACAGCTACTACGCCGAGCGCGACATCGACCGGAGGGCCTCCGAGTTCATCGACAGGGTGCATCGCGGGATGctgatcgccggcggcgagcaagatggctag